CACAAAACCAACGGAAACCGATATGAAAGCTATTGTGCTCGCAGCCGGATACGCGACACGCTTGTACCCCTTGACCAAGGACCGCCCCAAACCCCTCTTAAGAGTCGGGGAAAAGACCATTCTGGACTATCTGTTAAAAGGATTTAACCAAATTCCGGTATTGGATCGGGTCTATATTGTTTCCAATGCCAGGTTTGCATCGATTTTTGCAGAATGGGCCCGGATTGTCAATCAGTCCGATCGACATCCCGGATTTCAGGTGGAGGTTTTGAATGACGGATCGCTGGATAATGAATCCAGACTGGGTGCTATTGCTGACGTACAGTTTGCTATCGATCAGGCCGGCATCGAAGAGGATTGTATTGTGGCGGCGGGAGACAATATTTTTCGCTTTGATTTTAAAGATCTGCACGAGACATTTCAAAGCCATGATGCGGATACGATTGTGGTTCAGGAGCTAAAGGATCGGGAACGGCTCAAACAACGCGGTGTGGTGTCCTTTGATGCCAATTGTAAAATTACGTTATTTGAGGAAAAACCGCAAAAGCCGCAATCAACCTATGTATGTCCGGCGCTTTATATGCACAAACAGTCGACATTACCGCTGTACAAAGTCTTTTTAAACGATCATACAACAGCGGACGCTCCCGGGCATTTCATCAGTTGGTTGTATCAACAAACCCCGGTCTATGCGTATGTCATGTCCCGGCCGGCGCTGGATATCGGCACGCTGGCGGTTTACAAGGAGATACAAAAAAAATATTCGATATAGATATTCAAAGCGGAGTTTACTGATGAGCAAGGAGAGAGAATTTTTTGCAGGACTGGATCTGGGCGGCACTTTTTTAAAATATTCCCTGGGTACCCGTAAAGACGGGATGCTGGTCAAAAAAAGACGCCGAGCAAGGCGGATCAATCGCAGGACGCCATTTTCAATGTTATTTTTTCAGCTATTGAGGATTTGCAGCGTTGCGCCAAAGAACGGGATGGCCAACTCGTGGCTGTCGGTTTGGGCAGTCCAGGCGCTATTCATTTTGAGGATTGCCGTTTGATGGGAGCCACTCCGAATATGCCGGAATGGACAGATGCTCCTATCCGGTGAACGTATTCAAGGACAGTTTGGAGTTCCGGTGTGGGCGGATAACGACGGCAATCTGATGGCCTTTGGTGAAGCGCGTCAGGGTGCGGCCAGGGGTAAAAACATGTCCTCTGTGCAACGCTGGGCACCGGCATCGGAGGCGGCATTTTGATCAACGGTTCTCTGTACCGAGGCAGTCATTATTCGGGATCGGAGATTGGACATATTTCTATTGTGCATAACGGCCGATTATGCAATTGCGGCGGCCAGGGCTGTTTTGAGCAGTATGCCTCGGCGACATCCATGATCCGGCGCTATCAGGAACGTATGCTGGAAATGAACCGGCCCGCCCCGGAATCCGGTGGAACCAGGCTGATTTTTGACCGTGCAGCCAAAGGTGAACCTATTGCAGACGAAATTATCTCGGAAACCGTGGACTATCTTGGAACCGGTTTTGCGAGTCTGGTTAATGTGTTTAATCCTCAAGTGCTGGTTATCGGTGGCGGCGTAGCCGAGGCCGGGGACGAATTTATCACCCGTGTTGAACGCGCCATTTACGGCAAGGCGATGAAACCTGTTCTGCGGGACCTGCAGGTGGTACGGGCACAACTGGGCAATGACGCCGGAAGTATCGGCGCTATCCATATGGCCGCGGAAATGTATGAAAAATCAAAATAAACCTTGCATCTTTTTTCAATCTGTTTTATCTTTAAGGTGTTAAACCGGAGAAAAATATGTACTGCCACCATCATTCACATCATCATCACAGCAAGATCCTTTCGGGAGGTGGGTAACGTACATTGACATTGATTTTTTTTCAAGCCTTCCGAACCACACGGAAGGCTTTTTTATTTACTACACGCAGGATCGGTTCCGGATTCGAATCTTTCCGAGCCTTGTTTCAAGACAATATCAGAGATTATCAATAACAGGAGTGTTTATGGCAAGTTTGAAGGATTTTACAGACGATGTTTTGAAAATCGGATTGCCCAAAGGCAGTCTGCAGGAATCCACATTTCGGCTTTTGGCCAAGGCTGGTTATCATTTTTCAGTGAGCAGCCGTTCGTATTTTCCGTCTATCGATGACGATGAGATTCAGGCTATTTTGATTCGCGCTCAGGAAATGGCCAAATAT
The candidate division KSB1 bacterium DNA segment above includes these coding regions:
- a CDS encoding ROK family protein, which translates into the protein MINGSLYRGSHYSGSEIGHISIVHNGRLCNCGGQGCFEQYASATSMIRRYQERMLEMNRPAPESGGTRLIFDRAAKGEPIADEIISETVDYLGTGFASLVNVFNPQVLVIGGGVAEAGDEFITRVERAIYGKAMKPVLRDLQVVRAQLGNDAGSIGAIHMAAEMYEKSK
- a CDS encoding nucleotidyltransferase family protein, yielding MKAIVLAAGYATRLYPLTKDRPKPLLRVGEKTILDYLLKGFNQIPVLDRVYIVSNARFASIFAEWARIVNQSDRHPGFQVEVLNDGSLDNESRLGAIADVQFAIDQAGIEEDCIVAAGDNIFRFDFKDLHETFQSHDADTIVVQELKDRERLKQRGVVSFDANCKITLFEEKPQKPQSTYVCPALYMHKQSTLPLYKVFLNDHTTADAPGHFISWLYQQTPVYAYVMSRPALDIGTLAVYKEIQKKYSI